A genome region from Variovorax paradoxus includes the following:
- a CDS encoding M48 family metallopeptidase produces MGGLLQFTMDLFEGLGSEFAPPAPAPARPRRARKPKLAAPPAAVPDAPAVPLDPNAPPAVPLADTLALADFTHPQASRAIVLGSARVAYEFKRGKRKTIGFLVGAEGLSVRAPRWVALRDVDAAIHEKSDWILRKLTETQQRHARVEATRIDWRDGAVFPFMGETVVIRLDPKHGFASVGGTLDAAEGDQPRVLRLAVAQNAEPSQIRDAAQAWLMRQARKLFIERLDHFAPLLGVRWAKLSLSNAATRWGSASADGSIRLNWRLIHFRLPVIDYVVAHELAHLRVMDHSHRFWETVESVLPDYDLLRRQLKDEAVPRWN; encoded by the coding sequence ATGGGCGGACTGCTCCAGTTCACGATGGATCTTTTCGAGGGGCTGGGCAGCGAATTCGCCCCGCCCGCTCCGGCACCCGCGCGGCCGCGTCGGGCGAGAAAGCCGAAGCTGGCGGCGCCGCCAGCCGCGGTGCCCGATGCACCTGCCGTCCCACTCGACCCGAACGCACCGCCTGCGGTGCCGCTGGCCGACACGCTGGCGCTGGCGGACTTCACGCATCCGCAGGCATCGCGCGCCATCGTGCTGGGGTCGGCGCGCGTGGCCTACGAGTTCAAGCGCGGCAAGCGCAAGACGATCGGCTTCCTGGTCGGTGCCGAAGGGCTGTCCGTGCGCGCGCCGCGCTGGGTGGCCTTGCGCGACGTCGACGCGGCGATCCACGAGAAGTCGGACTGGATCCTGCGCAAGCTGACCGAGACGCAGCAGCGGCATGCGCGGGTCGAGGCGACGCGGATCGACTGGCGCGACGGTGCAGTGTTTCCGTTCATGGGCGAGACCGTCGTGATCAGGCTGGATCCGAAGCACGGGTTCGCGAGCGTGGGCGGAACGCTCGATGCGGCCGAAGGCGACCAGCCCCGGGTGCTGCGGCTGGCCGTGGCGCAGAACGCCGAGCCGTCGCAGATCCGCGATGCGGCCCAAGCCTGGTTGATGCGGCAGGCACGCAAGTTGTTCATCGAGCGGCTGGACCACTTTGCGCCGCTGCTGGGGGTGCGGTGGGCGAAGCTGTCGTTGTCGAATGCGGCGACCCGGTGGGGGAGTGCGAGTGCGGATGGGTCGATTCGGCTGAACTGGCGGTTGATTCACTTCCGGTTGCCTGTGATCGACTACGTGGTTGCGCATGAGCTGGCGCACCTGCGGGTGATGGACCACTCGCACCGGTTCTGGGAGACGGTCGAGAGTGTCTTGCCTGATTACGACTTGCTGCGGCGGCAGTTGAAGGATGAGGCTGTTCCTCGTTGGAACTGA
- a CDS encoding lysophospholipid acyltransferase family protein → MALFRSVLHALWMLVTVVPWGIIMCVSSLWKRGIPLYWMAVRWLGWAIGGARVLLGIRTRVSGMENLPTDKLAGAILLVKHQSTLETFLMPTLMPHPLAYVFKKELIYIPFFGWAMARLDMIHIDRSQRAQAFNKVVNQGRKLLAQGIWIIMFPEGTRIPRGQKGTYKSGGTRLACETGVPVIPIAVTSAKVWPRKAFIKRPGVVDVSIGPAISSVGRKPDELMREVEEWIEAEMRRLDPEAYAGSPVHPTREAVN, encoded by the coding sequence ATGGCGTTGTTCCGTTCCGTTCTCCATGCACTCTGGATGCTCGTCACCGTGGTGCCATGGGGCATCATCATGTGCGTCAGCTCGCTCTGGAAGCGCGGCATCCCGCTGTACTGGATGGCAGTGCGCTGGCTGGGCTGGGCCATCGGCGGCGCGCGCGTGCTGCTGGGCATCAGGACCCGCGTGAGCGGCATGGAGAACCTGCCGACCGACAAGCTCGCCGGTGCGATCCTGCTGGTGAAGCACCAGTCCACGCTCGAGACCTTCCTGATGCCCACACTGATGCCGCATCCGCTGGCCTACGTGTTCAAGAAGGAACTGATCTACATCCCCTTCTTCGGCTGGGCGATGGCGCGCCTGGACATGATCCACATCGACCGCAGCCAGCGCGCGCAGGCCTTCAACAAGGTGGTGAACCAGGGTCGCAAACTGCTCGCGCAGGGCATCTGGATCATCATGTTCCCCGAAGGCACGCGCATTCCCCGCGGCCAGAAGGGCACCTACAAGAGCGGCGGCACGCGCCTGGCCTGCGAGACCGGCGTGCCGGTGATTCCCATCGCCGTGACCTCGGCCAAGGTGTGGCCGCGCAAGGCCTTCATCAAGCGCCCCGGCGTGGTCGACGTCTCCATCGGCCCGGCGATCTCGAGCGTGGGCCGCAAGCCCGACGAACTGATGCGCGAGGTCGAGGAATGGATCGAGGCCGAGATGCGGCGCCTCGACCCCGAGGCCTACGCCGGCAGCCCGGTGCATCCCACGCGGGAAGCGGTGAACTGA
- the gmhB gene encoding D-glycero-beta-D-manno-heptose 1,7-bisphosphate 7-phosphatase → MKLVILDRNGTINVHREDFVKSDIEWTPLPGALEAVARLNHAGWHVVIASNQSGLGRGLFDMASLNAMHAKMHKMLSAVGGRVDAVFYCPHSPDENCDCRKPKPGLFLQIGDRYGIDLKGIPTCGDSLRDLQAGAAAGCEPHLLLTGMGAACRGVDPLPSEYPANTLVHDDLAAFVDFLLAREARDALQVAV, encoded by the coding sequence ATGAAACTCGTCATCCTCGACCGCAACGGCACGATCAACGTGCACCGCGAAGACTTCGTCAAGAGCGACATCGAGTGGACGCCGCTGCCCGGTGCGCTCGAGGCCGTGGCGCGGCTCAACCATGCGGGGTGGCACGTGGTGATCGCGTCGAACCAGTCGGGCCTGGGCCGCGGGCTGTTCGACATGGCCTCGCTCAATGCCATGCACGCCAAGATGCACAAGATGCTCTCTGCCGTGGGCGGCAGGGTCGATGCGGTGTTCTATTGCCCGCACAGCCCCGACGAGAACTGCGACTGCCGCAAGCCCAAGCCGGGCCTGTTCCTGCAGATCGGCGACCGCTACGGCATCGACCTCAAGGGCATCCCGACCTGCGGCGACAGCCTGCGCGACCTCCAGGCCGGTGCCGCTGCCGGCTGCGAGCCGCACCTGCTGCTCACGGGCATGGGCGCCGCGTGCCGCGGCGTCGATCCGCTGCCCTCCGAATACCCGGCGAACACGTTGGTCCACGACGATCTCGCCGCCTTTGTCGACTTTCTGCTCGCGCGCGAAGCGCGGGATGCACTGCAGGTGGCTGTCTGA
- the glyS gene encoding glycine--tRNA ligase subunit beta: MSSASLLVELFVEELPPKALKKLGDAFAGVLRDQLAAQGLAEPGAVLTAYASPRRLAVHLTHVAGRAADKAVSQKLMPVAVGLDASGQPTPALLKRLGALGADASAVPGLKRAMDGKAEALFYESTAKGATLAEGLQKALAEAIAKLPIPKVMTYQLEEGSELPGWTSVSFVRPAHGLVALHGNAVVPIEALGLKAGRDTHGHRFEAAIDPVVLRDADSYALQLQEEGAVIASFEARRAEIARQLAAAAVTVGGGSVPIHDDALLDEVTALVERPNVLVCSFEREFLEVPQECLILTMKANQKYFPLLDASNRLTNRFLVVSNISPDDASAVTGGNERVVRPRLADAKFFFDQDRKKSLASRVESLGKVVYHNKLGTQGERVERVMRIARGIAEKIGDTALAAHATQAAQLAKADLVTDMVGEFPELQGTMGRYYALHDGLDAAVADAIEDHYKPRFAGDELPRNNVGLVVALADKLETLVGMFGIGNLPTGDRDPFALRRHALGVIRMLIEKDLALDLNTLLQDAATQFGGIAGFDSGKATVELQDFILDRLAGSLREQGASAQEVDAVLAPRPQRLAEVPKLLAAVRAFAALPAAAALAAANKRIGNILKKAPEADAHVSELLLQEPAEKALHGAMAQVVPAANAQFEAGDYTASLQTLAALREPVDAFFDGVMVNAEQADLRLNRLGLLMSLHVAMNRVAQLERLAV, translated from the coding sequence ATGTCGTCTGCCAGCCTTCTTGTCGAACTGTTTGTCGAGGAATTGCCGCCCAAGGCGCTGAAGAAGCTCGGTGATGCCTTTGCCGGCGTGCTGCGCGACCAACTCGCGGCGCAGGGGCTCGCCGAGCCCGGCGCCGTGCTGACCGCCTACGCCTCGCCGCGCCGCCTGGCCGTGCATCTCACGCACGTGGCCGGGCGCGCCGCCGACAAGGCGGTGTCGCAAAAGCTCATGCCCGTCGCCGTCGGTCTCGACGCCTCGGGCCAGCCCACGCCCGCGCTGCTCAAGCGCCTGGGTGCGCTGGGCGCCGACGCTTCCGCCGTGCCCGGCCTCAAGCGCGCGATGGACGGCAAGGCCGAAGCCCTTTTCTACGAAAGCACCGCCAAGGGCGCCACGCTGGCCGAAGGCCTGCAGAAGGCGCTGGCCGAGGCCATCGCCAAGCTGCCGATTCCCAAGGTCATGACCTACCAGCTCGAGGAAGGCAGCGAGCTGCCCGGCTGGACCAGCGTGAGCTTCGTGCGTCCTGCACACGGCCTGGTGGCGCTGCACGGCAACGCCGTGGTGCCGATCGAGGCGCTGGGCCTGAAGGCCGGCCGCGACACGCACGGCCATCGCTTCGAGGCGGCCATCGACCCGGTCGTGCTGCGCGACGCCGACAGCTACGCGCTGCAGCTGCAGGAAGAAGGCGCCGTCATTGCGAGCTTCGAGGCGCGCCGCGCCGAGATCGCGCGCCAGCTTGCGGCGGCCGCCGTGACGGTCGGCGGCGGCTCGGTGCCCATCCATGACGATGCGCTGCTCGACGAAGTCACCGCGCTGGTCGAACGCCCCAACGTGCTGGTCTGCAGCTTCGAGCGCGAGTTCCTCGAAGTGCCGCAGGAATGCCTGATCCTCACGATGAAGGCCAACCAGAAGTACTTTCCGCTGCTCGACGCGTCGAACAGGCTCACCAACAGGTTCCTGGTCGTCAGCAACATCAGCCCCGACGACGCGAGCGCCGTCACCGGCGGCAACGAGCGCGTGGTGCGGCCACGCCTGGCCGACGCCAAGTTCTTCTTCGACCAGGACCGCAAGAAGTCGCTGGCCTCGCGCGTCGAGTCGCTGGGCAAGGTGGTCTATCACAACAAGCTGGGCACGCAGGGCGAGCGCGTCGAACGCGTGATGCGCATCGCACGCGGCATTGCCGAAAAGATCGGCGACACCGCTCTGGCCGCCCACGCCACGCAGGCCGCACAGCTGGCCAAGGCCGACCTCGTGACCGACATGGTCGGCGAGTTCCCGGAACTGCAGGGCACCATGGGCCGCTACTACGCGCTGCACGACGGACTCGACGCCGCGGTGGCCGACGCCATCGAGGACCACTACAAGCCGCGCTTCGCGGGCGACGAACTGCCCCGCAACAACGTCGGCCTGGTCGTCGCGCTGGCCGACAAGCTCGAGACGCTGGTCGGCATGTTCGGCATCGGCAACCTGCCCACCGGCGATCGCGATCCGTTCGCGCTGCGCCGCCATGCACTGGGCGTGATCCGCATGCTCATCGAGAAGGACCTCGCGCTCGACCTGAACACGCTGCTGCAGGACGCCGCCACGCAGTTTGGCGGCATTGCCGGCTTCGACAGCGGCAAGGCCACCGTCGAGCTGCAGGACTTCATCCTCGACCGCCTCGCCGGCAGCCTGCGCGAGCAGGGCGCCAGCGCGCAGGAAGTCGATGCCGTGCTCGCCCCGCGCCCGCAACGCCTGGCCGAAGTGCCCAAGCTGCTGGCTGCGGTGCGCGCCTTTGCCGCCCTGCCCGCCGCCGCCGCGCTGGCCGCCGCGAACAAGCGCATCGGCAACATCCTGAAGAAGGCTCCCGAGGCCGACGCGCACGTCAGCGAGCTGCTGCTGCAGGAGCCCGCAGAGAAGGCGCTGCACGGCGCCATGGCACAGGTCGTGCCCGCAGCCAACGCCCAGTTCGAAGCCGGCGACTACACCGCCTCGCTGCAGACGCTGGCCGCGCTGCGCGAGCCGGTCGATGCCTTCTTCGACGGTGTGATGGTCAACGCCGAGCAGGCCGACCTGCGGTTGAACCGCCTGGGCCTGCTGATGTCGCTGCACGTCGCGATGAACCGCGTGGCGCAGCTCGAGCGGCTGGCTGTCTGA
- a CDS encoding metal-dependent hydrolase yields the protein MPTVFTHVAVPVCAAIALGTRRVPATALLAGMLASIVPDFDGLAFKLGIAYGGMTGHRGFTHTLVFALLLGLAGWWLAPRWGMRRAAGWAWISLCTVSHPLLDMLTNGGIGIALFWPFSDVRYFSPWRPIEVSPIALKKFFSPRGAAVLFNEMVTVWAPLLVAAVLVLVARRNVERRHGAVAA from the coding sequence ATGCCCACCGTCTTCACCCACGTCGCCGTTCCCGTCTGCGCAGCCATCGCGCTGGGCACGCGGCGCGTGCCGGCGACGGCGCTGCTGGCCGGCATGCTCGCGTCCATCGTGCCCGACTTCGACGGCCTCGCCTTCAAGCTCGGCATTGCCTACGGCGGCATGACGGGGCACCGCGGCTTCACGCACACGCTGGTGTTCGCGCTGCTGCTGGGGCTTGCGGGCTGGTGGCTCGCGCCGCGCTGGGGCATGCGCCGGGCCGCCGGCTGGGCGTGGATCTCGCTGTGCACCGTGTCGCATCCGCTGCTGGACATGCTGACCAATGGCGGCATCGGCATCGCCCTCTTCTGGCCATTCAGCGACGTTCGCTACTTCAGCCCGTGGCGCCCCATCGAGGTGTCGCCCATCGCGCTGAAGAAGTTCTTCTCGCCGCGTGGCGCGGCGGTGCTGTTCAACGAGATGGTCACCGTGTGGGCGCCGCTGCTGGTGGCCGCGGTGCTCGTGCTCGTCGCGCGCCGCAACGTGGAGCGGCGCCATGGCGCCGTGGCCGCATGA
- the glyQ gene encoding glycine--tRNA ligase subunit alpha encodes MLTFQQIILKLQSYWADKGCALLQPYDMEVGAGTSHTATFLRALGPEPWKAAYVQPSRRPKDGRYGENPNRLQHYYQYQVVLKPAPSNILELYLGSLEALGFDLKKNDIRFVEDDWENPTLGAWGLGWEVWLNGMEVTQFTYFQQVGGIDCKPITGEITYGLERLAMYLQGVDNVYNLTWTDGLSYGDVYKQNEVEQSTYNFEHSDAEFLFTAFNAHEKQAKHLMTEQLALPAYEQVLKAAHSFNLLDARGAISVTERAAYIGRIRNLARSVAQSYYDSRERLGFPMAPRDWVAQIPPKKAA; translated from the coding sequence ATGTTGACCTTCCAGCAAATCATTCTCAAACTGCAGTCGTACTGGGCCGACAAGGGCTGCGCGCTGCTGCAACCGTACGACATGGAGGTGGGCGCGGGCACCTCGCACACCGCCACCTTCCTGCGGGCCCTCGGCCCCGAGCCCTGGAAGGCCGCCTACGTGCAGCCCAGCCGCCGCCCCAAGGACGGCCGCTACGGCGAGAACCCCAACCGCCTGCAGCACTACTACCAGTACCAGGTCGTGCTCAAGCCCGCGCCCAGCAACATCCTGGAGCTGTATCTCGGCAGCCTCGAGGCCCTGGGCTTCGACCTGAAGAAGAACGACATCCGTTTCGTCGAGGACGACTGGGAAAATCCCACGCTCGGCGCCTGGGGCCTGGGCTGGGAAGTCTGGCTCAACGGCATGGAAGTGACGCAGTTCACCTACTTCCAGCAGGTCGGCGGCATCGATTGCAAGCCGATCACCGGCGAGATCACCTACGGGCTGGAGCGCCTGGCCATGTACCTGCAGGGCGTGGACAACGTCTACAACCTGACCTGGACCGACGGCCTGAGCTACGGCGACGTCTACAAGCAGAACGAGGTCGAGCAGTCGACCTACAACTTCGAGCACAGCGACGCCGAGTTCCTCTTCACCGCCTTCAACGCGCACGAAAAACAGGCCAAGCACCTCATGACCGAACAGCTCGCGCTGCCTGCCTACGAGCAGGTGCTCAAGGCCGCGCACAGCTTCAACCTGCTCGACGCGCGCGGTGCGATCAGCGTGACCGAGCGCGCGGCCTACATCGGCCGCATCCGCAACCTCGCGCGCAGCGTGGCGCAGAGCTACTACGACAGCCGCGAGCGCCTGGGCTTCCCGATGGCGCCGCGCGACTGGGTCGCGCAGATCCCGCCGAAGAAGGCCGCCTGA
- a CDS encoding diacylglycerol/lipid kinase family protein: MPVPETGPDAPLFIVLNAGSGSEDATEARRVIEEGCAAAGRRHRIFMIDGPGRVQALAREAVERARAVGGVVVAAGGDGTINAVAHATLGSGCAFGVLPQGTFNYFSRTHGIPRDTAQALQVLLTEQPRPVQVGLVNDRVFLVNASLGLYAELLEERETYKARYGRSRWIAFGAGLLTVLRGHRNWDLRMASRGVERDIRTPTLFVGNNPLQLHQVGIAEADMLEQGRLAAIALKPVGPLAMPGLLVRGALGRLGGADEVLSFPFESLTVKARRPLGARRVKVATDGEIGWVDMPLLFRVSPEPLWLVRPAETAPELEAARA; the protein is encoded by the coding sequence ATGCCAGTGCCCGAAACCGGACCCGACGCCCCTCTCTTCATCGTGCTCAACGCCGGCTCCGGCAGCGAGGACGCGACCGAGGCCCGCCGGGTCATCGAGGAAGGCTGCGCCGCGGCCGGCCGCCGGCACCGGATCTTCATGATCGACGGCCCTGGCCGGGTGCAGGCGCTGGCGCGAGAGGCGGTGGAGCGGGCGCGGGCGGTGGGCGGGGTGGTGGTGGCGGCGGGCGGCGACGGCACCATCAACGCGGTGGCCCATGCCACGCTGGGCAGCGGCTGCGCTTTCGGCGTGCTGCCGCAGGGCACCTTCAACTACTTCAGCCGCACCCACGGCATTCCGCGCGATACCGCGCAGGCGCTGCAGGTGCTGCTGACCGAGCAGCCACGGCCGGTGCAGGTCGGCCTGGTGAACGACCGGGTGTTCCTGGTCAATGCCAGCCTCGGCCTGTATGCCGAACTGCTCGAAGAGCGCGAGACCTACAAGGCGCGCTACGGACGCAGCCGCTGGATCGCCTTCGGTGCCGGCCTGCTGACGGTGCTGCGCGGCCACCGGAACTGGGACCTGCGCATGGCCTCGCGCGGCGTCGAGCGCGACATCCGCACGCCGACGCTGTTCGTCGGCAACAACCCCCTGCAACTGCACCAGGTCGGCATTGCCGAGGCCGACATGCTCGAACAGGGCCGGCTGGCCGCCATCGCGCTCAAGCCCGTGGGGCCGCTGGCCATGCCCGGCCTGCTGGTGCGCGGCGCGCTCGGCCGGCTCGGCGGTGCCGACGAGGTGCTGAGCTTCCCCTTCGAATCGCTCACGGTGAAGGCCCGGCGCCCGCTGGGCGCGCGCCGCGTCAAGGTGGCGACCGACGGCGAGATCGGCTGGGTCGACATGCCGCTGCTGTTTCGCGTCTCGCCCGAGCCGCTCTGGCTGGTGCGCCCGGCCGAGACCGCGCCCGAGCTGGAAGCGGCACGCGCATGA
- a CDS encoding metallophosphoesterase family protein — protein MSCLLQISDPHFGTEQPDVLRALEQLAAALAPGVVVLSGDITQRATAAQFAAARAFADRLGRPVLAIPGNHDIPLFQLAARVFAPYGRYCRAFGDDLEPTFESREWLVATVNTTRWYRHEDGAVSAEQIERVARRLAQASPSQVRVVVTHQPVMVTRGQDLGNRLHGREQAVARWCAAGADLILGGHIHLPFVRPLHDAFPGCAPTAWAVQAGTATSTRVRAGHPNSVNVVHADIAGGADGRRACRVERWDYVARDKAFGCAEVFGLSLASEAVQP, from the coding sequence ATGAGTTGCCTGCTGCAGATCTCCGACCCTCACTTCGGCACCGAGCAGCCCGACGTGCTGCGTGCGCTCGAGCAGCTGGCGGCCGCGCTGGCGCCGGGCGTGGTGGTGCTGTCGGGCGACATCACGCAGCGCGCCACCGCCGCGCAGTTCGCAGCGGCGCGGGCTTTCGCCGACCGGCTCGGCCGGCCGGTGCTCGCCATTCCGGGCAACCACGACATCCCGCTGTTCCAGCTGGCGGCGCGCGTGTTCGCGCCCTACGGCCGCTACTGCCGCGCCTTCGGGGACGACCTGGAGCCGACGTTCGAGTCGCGCGAGTGGCTGGTGGCCACGGTCAACACCACGCGCTGGTACCGGCACGAGGACGGCGCGGTCTCGGCCGAACAGATCGAGCGGGTGGCACGGCGGCTCGCCCAGGCCTCGCCGTCGCAGGTGCGCGTGGTGGTGACGCACCAGCCGGTGATGGTCACGCGCGGGCAGGACCTCGGCAACCGCCTGCATGGGCGCGAGCAGGCGGTGGCGCGGTGGTGCGCGGCCGGCGCCGACCTGATCCTGGGCGGCCACATCCACCTGCCGTTCGTGCGGCCGCTGCACGACGCCTTTCCGGGCTGCGCGCCCACTGCCTGGGCCGTGCAGGCCGGCACGGCCACCTCGACCCGGGTGCGCGCCGGGCATCCCAATTCGGTGAACGTGGTGCACGCGGACATCGCCGGGGGCGCCGACGGCCGGCGCGCCTGCCGCGTCGAACGCTGGGACTACGTCGCGCGCGACAAGGCCTTCGGCTGCGCCGAAGTATTCGGCCTTTCCCTTGCCAGCGAGGCGGTGCAGCCTTAG
- a CDS encoding phosphatase PAP2 family protein, giving the protein MSTEAPLVLAARQLGAHALPWFLVLLAVAVIGAGLACHTLQKRHFRTLDTEEPSEPRIALGLASGFMLILLASSLFAWIASNISDGRVLGQADHALTDAIALHLPRTALVAFSWLTHLGDAAFLAPVCLLVAAVLWWHAHRGLALGWVLALGGTVVLNPALKQIFARARPLHDHGLALETSYSFPSGHSAGAIVSYGMMLYLLLRTLPPRWHVPGAMAAAAAIVTIACSRIFLQVHFASDVAAGLLTGLAWLLVCVSSLEYARHRQQRRALA; this is encoded by the coding sequence ATGTCGACCGAAGCCCCCCTTGTTCTTGCTGCACGGCAGCTCGGCGCGCATGCGCTGCCCTGGTTCCTCGTCCTTCTTGCGGTGGCCGTGATCGGCGCCGGCCTTGCCTGCCACACGCTGCAGAAGCGGCACTTCCGGACGCTCGATACCGAGGAGCCCAGCGAGCCGCGCATCGCGCTCGGACTCGCATCAGGCTTCATGCTGATCCTGCTCGCGTCGAGCCTGTTCGCCTGGATCGCATCGAACATCTCCGACGGCCGCGTGCTCGGCCAGGCCGACCATGCCCTGACCGACGCCATCGCCCTGCACCTGCCGCGAACCGCGTTGGTGGCCTTCAGCTGGCTCACGCACCTGGGCGACGCGGCCTTCCTCGCGCCGGTGTGCCTGCTCGTGGCGGCGGTGCTGTGGTGGCATGCGCACCGCGGGCTGGCGCTCGGTTGGGTGCTGGCCTTGGGCGGCACCGTCGTGCTGAACCCCGCGCTCAAGCAGATCTTCGCGCGGGCTCGTCCGCTGCACGACCACGGCCTTGCGCTGGAGACCAGCTACAGCTTTCCCAGCGGCCACAGCGCCGGCGCCATCGTGAGCTACGGAATGATGCTGTACCTCCTGCTGCGCACCCTGCCCCCGCGCTGGCACGTGCCCGGCGCCATGGCCGCGGCCGCAGCCATCGTCACCATCGCGTGCAGCCGCATCTTCCTGCAGGTGCATTTCGCAAGCGACGTCGCAGCCGGCCTGCTGACCGGCCTGGCCTGGCTCCTCGTGTGCGTGAGCAGCCTCGAGTACGCACGCCACCGCCAACAGCGACGCGCGCTGGCCTGA
- a CDS encoding asparaginase — translation MYLSPRFRALAAGAALLAASALAQAQQALPNVVILATGGTIAGAGASAVNSATYAAAKVGVEKLIAGLPELSKVANVRGEQVFQVASESLTNDNLLVLARRVSALSKQSDVDGIVITHGTDTLEETAYFLTLTVHTAKPIVVVGSMRPGTALSADGALNLYDAVNVAGSKDAMGKGVLVTMNDNIDSGRDVSKNVNIKTSAFSSQWGPLGMVVEGRNYWFRAPVKRHTMNSEFDIDSITALPPVEIAMGYEGVSSVAIDAIAKSGAKALIHGGTGNGSVADRIVPNLQKARADGVIVIRSSRVPDGFVIRNAEQPDDKYDWVVAHDLRPQKARILAMVALTKTSDTKELQRIFWEY, via the coding sequence ATGTACCTCTCTCCCCGATTCAGGGCCCTTGCGGCGGGCGCCGCATTGCTGGCCGCCAGCGCGCTTGCCCAGGCGCAGCAGGCATTGCCCAACGTGGTGATCCTCGCCACCGGCGGCACCATCGCCGGCGCAGGCGCCTCGGCCGTCAACAGCGCCACCTACGCGGCCGCCAAGGTAGGTGTGGAGAAGCTCATCGCCGGCCTGCCGGAACTCTCCAAGGTGGCCAACGTGCGCGGCGAACAGGTGTTCCAGGTCGCATCGGAAAGCCTCACCAACGACAACCTGCTGGTGCTCGCCAGGCGCGTCTCGGCGCTGTCGAAGCAGAGCGATGTCGACGGCATCGTGATCACGCACGGCACCGACACGCTCGAGGAAACCGCTTATTTCCTCACGCTGACCGTGCATACCGCCAAGCCGATCGTGGTGGTCGGCTCGATGCGCCCGGGCACCGCGCTATCGGCCGACGGCGCGCTGAACCTGTATGACGCGGTGAACGTCGCGGGCAGCAAGGACGCCATGGGCAAGGGCGTGCTGGTGACGATGAACGACAACATCGACAGCGGCCGCGACGTGAGCAAGAACGTCAACATCAAGACCAGCGCGTTCTCCAGCCAGTGGGGTCCCCTGGGCATGGTGGTCGAGGGCAGGAACTACTGGTTCCGCGCACCGGTGAAGCGCCACACGATGAACTCGGAGTTCGACATCGACAGCATCACCGCGCTGCCGCCGGTGGAGATCGCCATGGGCTACGAGGGCGTGTCTTCCGTGGCCATCGACGCCATCGCGAAGAGCGGCGCGAAGGCGCTGATCCATGGCGGCACGGGCAACGGCTCGGTGGCCGACCGGATCGTGCCGAACCTGCAGAAGGCGCGCGCCGACGGCGTGATCGTGATCCGCAGCTCGCGCGTGCCCGACGGCTTCGTCATCCGCAACGCCGAGCAGCCCGACGACAAGTACGACTGGGTGGTGGCCCACGACCTGCGTCCGCAGAAGGCGCGCATCCTGGCGATGGTGGCGCTCACCAAGACGAGCGACACCAAGGAGCTGCAGCGCATCTTCTGGGAGTATTGA
- a CDS encoding NAD(P)H-dependent oxidoreductase → MRVLVVYCHPVETSFHAALHQEVLKNLRAAGHEVDDCDLYAEGFDPVLSREERLGYHDVPANRLPLAPYVERLQWAEGIVFCFPTWCFGLPAMLKGYFDRLFMPGVAFDISDPANVKPMLTHIKRISAVVTYGRPRWVAMYMGDPPRKIVTRYMKRLTGHGAKVDYHAHYHMNVATEPQLKRFMVKVGSAMARFA, encoded by the coding sequence ATGCGCGTGCTCGTCGTCTACTGCCATCCGGTTGAAACCAGCTTCCACGCGGCCCTGCACCAGGAGGTGCTGAAGAACCTGCGCGCCGCCGGGCATGAGGTGGACGACTGCGACCTGTACGCCGAGGGCTTCGACCCGGTGCTGTCCCGCGAGGAACGGCTGGGCTACCACGACGTGCCCGCCAACCGGCTGCCGCTGGCGCCCTACGTGGAGCGGCTGCAGTGGGCCGAGGGCATCGTCTTCTGCTTTCCGACGTGGTGCTTCGGCCTGCCGGCGATGCTCAAGGGCTACTTCGACCGGCTCTTCATGCCGGGCGTGGCGTTCGACATCAGCGACCCGGCCAACGTGAAGCCGATGCTCACGCACATCAAGCGCATCAGCGCCGTGGTCACCTACGGCCGGCCGCGCTGGGTGGCGATGTACATGGGCGACCCGCCGCGCAAGATCGTCACGCGGTACATGAAGCGGCTGACCGGCCATGGCGCCAAGGTCGACTACCACGCCCACTACCACATGAACGTGGCGACCGAGCCCCAGCTGAAGCGCTTCATGGTCAAGGTCGGCAGCGCAATGGCACGCTTCGCATGA